CCTTCGCACTGAGCGCCGTCATATCAAAACGATTCAATCCGGACATTATTGCAGAGCACAAGCTCCAGATTATCAAGAAGAGTGGTTTTATGGAACTGTACCCCTCTGTTCCTGAGTCTGAACTGGGCGGGCTGGATAACTATAAGGAGTATATTTATAGCCGCAAAAAGGGCTTCTACGATCCCACGATCCCTGCCCTTGCAAGGCCGAAGGGTGTACTCTTATTCGGACTCCCCGGTGGCGGCAAATCGCTCTCGGCAAAGGTGACGGCGAGCGTGCTGGGATTCCCTCTGATAAGGCTTGATATCGCCAACCTCAAGGGCAGCCGTGTGGGTGAAAGTGAACAAAATACGCGTCATGCATGGAAGACCATCAAGGCGGTTGCGCCTGTGGTCGTATGGTGCGAGGAGATTGAGAAGGTCTTTGGTGGCGTAAAAAGCTCCGGAAAGTCTGATGCAGGCACCACCTCGTCCATGTTCGGGCTTTTTCTGACAGAAATGCAGGAATGTACCGAACCGGTATTCTTTGTGATGACCTGTAACGACATTGAGGAACTATTCTCCATCAGCCAGGGCGCTTTGATGCGCAGATTTGATGACGGTATATTCTTTGTCGATCTCCCATCACCAGAAGAGAGAAGGGCGATCCTCTCCATCATGAACCGCCGGTATAAATCACATCACGACATTGATCTTGCAGGCCATATGGAGGGCTGGACGGGTGCGGAGATTGAAAAGTTCGTCAAGAACAGCATCTATGACGGAAACCAGAAGGCCTTTCAGAACATCAAGCCCATCTATCACCAGAACAGGACCGCCATAGAAGCGACACAGAAATGGGCGCAGGGCAATGCGATATACGCCAATAAGACAACACCCGATACCAGGAAATACACACGCAGTATCAAGGCAGGCAAGCACACACTCAATTAGAGAGAAAGGAGGCACCTATGTCGCACACCATGGACATAAAAATAGATATCCATGACCTGCGGGCGCTGGAGGCGGCATGCAGGAGACTCCATATTCATCTGAAATACGGGGAGCACAGGCTCTATGCATCCACGGAAACGGGGAACGGCATATTCCTTGAAGGATGGAGATACCCGGTCGTCATACAGGAGGGCGGAGGAGCAAAATACGACAACTACGGCGGAAGCTGGGGGAAGATAGAGAAACTTCACGAACTGGAGGCCTATTACGGGCTTGAAAAGGCAAAATTCGAGGCGCAGCTCAAGGGCTATGATTTCCAGGAAACGGTCTCTGCCGAGAACATGCCACGACTTGAAATATATATCAATTGAGGAGCAATGCTATGGACCAACAGAAAAAGATTGTACTTACGTTCGACAAAAACACAGGAAAAGCGAGAGTTGAAGCCGTGGGATTCCAGGGGGAATCATGCGCAAAGGCCACGGAATTTCTCAGAGAAACACTTGGCAAATGCACGGACTTCCAGCGAAAAGCTGAGTGGTTTTCGACCAACCTTGAACTGGGTGGCAGCATCAACTCAAACCTATGCGGATAAATACCATTTTTTTGGAGGAAAATCATATGAATGAAATCCTACAAAGGGGCTGCCTGATTCACTACAGCTGCTCTATATGGGGCGGCAGGGTAAAGCTCCCAAAAAGCGCTATCACCGTTGATGCAGACCCGGACTTTTATAACGCGACAAAATATCTCATCGACCGAAACTACTTGCAGCCGCTTGAAAGTGTTCGCAGTGAGGCGCGGGGCTATCTGTACAAAAAGACCCTTCCGTTTCCCATACCAGGGATACTCTTTGTGCCAAAAGACATGGGCGGAACCATTGACGAAAAAATGGGCGCGTATCAAAGCAGATTCAACGAGCAAGTTGAGGCATTTGCAGGAAACTACGAAACCTTTATTGAGCAGGCAAGGCGAAAGCTGGGAACGCTCTTTAATCCCATAGAATATCCGAGGAATATACGGAGACATTTCTCGTTTACCTGGAGGCTTTACAATTTCGACGCGCCTGACCGGATACAGGTATTCTCCCCTGAAATATACGAGCAGGCCGTCGTCGATTATCAGCAAACCATGAGTGAGTTTCAGGAAACGGCAGTAATCACACTGAGAACGACATTTTCAGAGATGGTTGATCATATCGTGGAGCGTCTCTCGGGAGAACGAAAGACATTCCGGGATTCGCTGGTAGGAAACATCAGGGAGTTTCTCGCAGATTTCAGCGCCTTAAACATAACCAACGACACCGAGCTTGCCCATGCGGTGGAGAGGTGCCGAAGGATTCTTGA
The sequence above is drawn from the Candidatus Brocadiaceae bacterium genome and encodes:
- a CDS encoding AAA family ATPase, with translation MIKEYLKAGYPILAARTCEPERTQDALTREIMDDGNHYTCYTWNILKGVSQLAFNDEGFLCQQQVSNEHPLRWLDGQPQNIVLFLWNYHRCLGSIENVQLLQDGRDTWKENFRHIVMLVPEITLPKEIEKSVTIIDFGLPGKDELLKVINTSIEGIKANGGEITHKEEDNEVLINAARGMTQFEAENAFALSAVISKRFNPDIIAEHKLQIIKKSGFMELYPSVPESELGGLDNYKEYIYSRKKGFYDPTIPALARPKGVLLFGLPGGGKSLSAKVTASVLGFPLIRLDIANLKGSRVGESEQNTRHAWKTIKAVAPVVVWCEEIEKVFGGVKSSGKSDAGTTSSMFGLFLTEMQECTEPVFFVMTCNDIEELFSISQGALMRRFDDGIFFVDLPSPEERRAILSIMNRRYKSHHDIDLAGHMEGWTGAEIEKFVKNSIYDGNQKAFQNIKPIYHQNRTAIEATQKWAQGNAIYANKTTPDTRKYTRSIKAGKHTLN
- a CDS encoding DUF3150 domain-containing protein; amino-acid sequence: MNEILQRGCLIHYSCSIWGGRVKLPKSAITVDADPDFYNATKYLIDRNYLQPLESVRSEARGYLYKKTLPFPIPGILFVPKDMGGTIDEKMGAYQSRFNEQVEAFAGNYETFIEQARRKLGTLFNPIEYPRNIRRHFSFTWRLYNFDAPDRIQVFSPEIYEQAVVDYQQTMSEFQETAVITLRTTFSEMVDHIVERLSGERKTFRDSLVGNIREFLADFSALNITNDTELAHAVERCRRILDGVNPDAIRSNSAFRHHIAGSMSQVKTQLDKMMVSRPLRRIRVA
- a CDS encoding DUF2997 domain-containing protein; this translates as MDQQKKIVLTFDKNTGKARVEAVGFQGESCAKATEFLRETLGKCTDFQRKAEWFSTNLELGGSINSNLCG